The proteins below are encoded in one region of Sminthopsis crassicaudata isolate SCR6 chromosome 1, ASM4859323v1, whole genome shotgun sequence:
- the TRAPPC5 gene encoding trafficking protein particle complex subunit 5 isoform X1: protein MEPTSPYFTGAEKEAQKGCSYHPEAMDARFTRGKSAILERSLVRPKTEVSLSAFSLLFSELVQYCQNRVYSVAELQARLAELGQQVGARVLDGLATREKGGRRETRVLGALLFVKGAVWRALFGKEADKLEQANDDDKTYYIIEREPLINTYISVPKENSTLNCASFTAGVVEAVLTHSGFPAKVTAHWHKGTTLMIKFDEAVIARDRALDGR from the exons ATGGAGCCCacctccccttattttactggTGCAGAAAAGGAGGCCCAGAAAG gttgtTCCTACCACCCTGAGGCCATGGATGCAAGATTCACCAGGGGGAAGTCAGCCATCCTGGAGCGGTCCCTCGTGAGGCCCAAGACGGAGGTGAGCCTGAGCGCCTTCTCCCTGCTCTTCTCGGAGCTGGTCCAGTACTGCCAGAACCGCGTGTACTCCGTGGCGGAGCTGCAGGCGCGGCTGGCAGAGCTGGGTCAGCAGGTGGGCGCGCGCGTGCTGGACGGCCTGGCCACTCGGGAAAAGGGCGGCCGCCGGGAGACCCGGGTCCTGGGCGCGCTGCTCTTCGTCAAGGGCGCGGTGTGGCGGGCCCTCTTTGGCAAGGAGGCAGACAAGTTGGAACAAGCCAACGATGACGACAAGACGTACTACATCATCGAGCGCGAACCACTCATCAACACCTACATCTCCGTGCCCAAAGAGAACAGCACGCTCAACTGTGCCAGCTTCACAGCAGGTGTGGTGGAAGCTGTGCTCACCCACAGCGGCTTCCCCGCCAAGGTCACTGCCCACTGGCACAAGGGGACCACCCTCATGATCAAGTTCGACGAGGCTGTCATTGCCCGGGACCGGGCCCTGGATGGTCGCTGA
- the TRAPPC5 gene encoding trafficking protein particle complex subunit 5 isoform X2 gives MDARFTRGKSAILERSLVRPKTEVSLSAFSLLFSELVQYCQNRVYSVAELQARLAELGQQVGARVLDGLATREKGGRRETRVLGALLFVKGAVWRALFGKEADKLEQANDDDKTYYIIEREPLINTYISVPKENSTLNCASFTAGVVEAVLTHSGFPAKVTAHWHKGTTLMIKFDEAVIARDRALDGR, from the coding sequence ATGGATGCAAGATTCACCAGGGGGAAGTCAGCCATCCTGGAGCGGTCCCTCGTGAGGCCCAAGACGGAGGTGAGCCTGAGCGCCTTCTCCCTGCTCTTCTCGGAGCTGGTCCAGTACTGCCAGAACCGCGTGTACTCCGTGGCGGAGCTGCAGGCGCGGCTGGCAGAGCTGGGTCAGCAGGTGGGCGCGCGCGTGCTGGACGGCCTGGCCACTCGGGAAAAGGGCGGCCGCCGGGAGACCCGGGTCCTGGGCGCGCTGCTCTTCGTCAAGGGCGCGGTGTGGCGGGCCCTCTTTGGCAAGGAGGCAGACAAGTTGGAACAAGCCAACGATGACGACAAGACGTACTACATCATCGAGCGCGAACCACTCATCAACACCTACATCTCCGTGCCCAAAGAGAACAGCACGCTCAACTGTGCCAGCTTCACAGCAGGTGTGGTGGAAGCTGTGCTCACCCACAGCGGCTTCCCCGCCAAGGTCACTGCCCACTGGCACAAGGGGACCACCCTCATGATCAAGTTCGACGAGGCTGTCATTGCCCGGGACCGGGCCCTGGATGGTCGCTGA